A stretch of the Uranotaenia lowii strain MFRU-FL chromosome 3, ASM2978415v1, whole genome shotgun sequence genome encodes the following:
- the LOC129754685 gene encoding H(+)/Cl(-) exchange transporter 5 isoform X2: protein MIDITPGSVSNPNYQYHSASNGGSGGGSREDGVGGNSMGSSLGGGGLHSGSDNTMRTSPTHSRFGRDFHSDHEGISFAGMTDTSDDIPGIGQYDDFHTIDWQRDIARDRMRHRYIVKKRQDSFWDLIKGAHDASSGWVCVLLVGLFTGCVAGVIDIGASWMTDLKFGICPQAFWLNREQCCWSSNETSFVSGNCSQWFTWSEILASSRDGVGAYIISYFFYIAWALLFALLAASLVRMFAPYACGSGIPEIKTILSGFIIRSYLGKWTLIIKSVGLILAVSTGLSLGKEGPMVHIASCIGNILSYLFPKYGRNEAKKREIISAAAAAGVSVAFGAPIGGVLFSLEEVSYYFPLKTLWRSFFCALIAAFILRSINPFGNEHSVLFYVEYNKPWIFFELVPFIGLGIIGGCIATLFIKANLWWCRFRKYSKLGQYPVTEVLVVTFITAVIAYPNHYTRMNTSELIYLLFSQCGISNRDYLCDYNRNFTDVNSAIEIAAAGPGVYKAIWLLTLALVMKLVMTIFTFGMKVPCGLFIPSLALGAIMGRIVGIGMEQLAYHYPKIWIFSGECSTGDDCITPGLYAMVGAAAVLGGVTRMTVSLVVIMFELTGGVRYIVPLMAAAMASKWVGDALGRQGIYDAHIALNGYPFLDSKDEFQHTTLAADVMQPKRNETLSVITQDSMTVDEIETLLKETEHNGYPVVVSKENQYLVGFVLRRDLNLAIANARRLIDGITGQSLVIFTSAQPVQNLGPSPLKLKKILDMAPITVTDQTPMETVVDMFRKLGLRQTLVTHNGRLLGVITKKDVLRHVKQMDNEDPNTVLFN from the exons GAATCTCGTTTGCCGGTATGACGGACACAAGTGATGATATTCCCGGCATTGGTCAGTACGATGATTTCCACACCATCGACTGGCAGCGGGACATTGCGCGGGATCGTATGCGACATCGGTACATCGTCAAGAAACGGCAGGATTCCTTTTGGGATCTTATAAAG GGAGCACACGATGCTTCATCGGGATGGGTATGCGTGTTGCTGGTAGGACTTTTTACTGGATGCGTGGCCGGTGTTATCGACATCGGTGCAAGCTGGATGACTGACTTAAAGTTCGGCATTTGCCCACAGGCTTTCTGGTTGAACCGAGAGCAATGCTGTTGGTCCTCGAATGAGACCAGCTTCGTCAGCGGTAATTGTTCGCAGTGGTTCACGTGGTCCGAAATCCTGGCGTCGTCTCGGGACGGAGTTGGGGCCTACATCATAtcatactttttctacattgcGTGGGCGTTACTGTTTGCTTTGCTCGCCGCTTCTCTGGTTCGCATGTTTGCACCATACGCATGTGGTTCCGGTATACCGGAGATCAAAACCATTCTGTCCGGATTCATTATCCGCAGTTACTTAGGCAAATGGACGTTAATCATCAAGTCTGTGGGTCTGATACTGGCTGTATCAACCGGACTCAGCCTTGGCAAAGAAGGTCCAATGGTGCATATAGCCAGTTGCATTGGAAACATTCTGTCCTACTTATTTCCTAAATATGGAAGAAACGAAGCTAAGAAGCGTGAAATAATATCAGCCGCTGCGGCAGCTGGAGTGTCTGTAGCTTTCGGTGCTCCGATCGGTGGCGTACTTTTCAGTTTAGAGGAGGTGTCCTACTACTTCCCGCTGAAAACACTTTGGAGATCTTTCTTTTGCGCCTTGATAGCCGCATTTATTTTGAGATCGATAAATCCATTCGGCAACGAGCACTCCGTCCTTTTCTATGTGGAGTACAACAAACCTTGGATATTTTTCGAGCTGGTGCCCTTCATTGGACTTGGAATCATTGGA gGATGTATAGCAACACTTTTCATCAAAGCCAACCTCTGGTGGTGTCGGTTCCGCAAATACAGCAAACTTGGCCAGTACCCGGTTACCGAAGTTCTGGTTGTGACTTTCATCACTGCTGTAATTGCCTATCCAAATCATTACACCAGAATGAACACCAGCGAACTAATTTATTTGCTGTTCAGCCAGTGTGGAATATCCAATAGGGATTATCTTTG TGACTACAATCGTAACTTCACCGATGTCAACTCAGCTATTGAAATTGCGGCTGCTGGTCCGGGCGTGTACAAAGCAATTTGGCTGCTAACGCTGGCCTTGGTCATGAAGCTGGTGATGACGATCTTCACCTTTGGTATGAAAGTACCCTGTGGATTGTTTATCCCGTCCTTAGCGCTGGGTGCTATCATGGGTCGCATCGTTGGTATAG GAATGGAACAGTTAGCGTATCACTATCCGAAGATCTGGATATTCTCTGGCGAATGCTCAACAGGAGACGACTGTATTACGCCCGGGTTGTATGCAATGGTTGGAGCAGCGGCTGTCCTCGGCGGGGTTACCAGAATGACAG TTTCACTGGTGGTCATAATGTTTGAACTGACTGGAGGAGTTCGGTATATAGTTCCACTGATGGCGGCTGCAATGGCATCCAAATGGGTTGGTGACGCTTTGGGAAGACAG GGTATTTATGATGCGCACATAGCTTTGAACGGGTATCCGTTCCTGGACAGTAAAGACGAGTTCCAGCATACGACCCTAGCTGCTGATGTTATGCAACCAAA ACGTAACGAAACTCTATCCGTAATTACTCAGGACTCGATGACGGTGGACGAAATCGAGACCCTTCTAAAAGAGACTGAACACAACGGCTACCCGGTGGTCGTGTCGAAGGAGAACCAATATCTCGTTGGCTTTGTTCTTCGAAGAGATCTTAATCTCGCTATCG CAAATGCACGGCGTCTGATTGATGGTATAACTGGCCAGTCGCTGGTGATATTCACATCGGCACAACCGGTACAAAATCTGGGCCCTTCGCCATTGAAGCTCAAGAAGATTCTGGATATGGCTCCGATCACGGTTACCGATCAGACACCGATGGAAACGGTTGTGGATATGTTCAGGAAACTAGGCCTCCGACAAACGCTGGTGACACACAATGG TCGTCTGCTGGGTGTTATCACCAAAAAAGATGTTCTACGCCATGTGAAACAGATGGATAACGAAGATCCAAATACGGTTCTTTTCAACTAG
- the LOC129754685 gene encoding H(+)/Cl(-) exchange transporter 5 isoform X1: MIDITPGSVSNPNYQYHSASNGGSGGGSREDGVGGNSMGSSLGGGGLHSGSDNTMRTSPTHSRFGRDFHSDHEGISFAGMTDTSDDIPGIGQYDDFHTIDWQRDIARDRMRHRYIVKKRQDSFWDLIKGAHDASSGWVCVLLVGLFTGCVAGVIDIGASWMTDLKFGICPQAFWLNREQCCWSSNETSFVSGNCSQWFTWSEILASSRDGVGAYIISYFFYIAWALLFALLAASLVRMFAPYACGSGIPEIKTILSGFIIRSYLGKWTLIIKSVGLILAVSTGLSLGKEGPMVHIASCIGNILSYLFPKYGRNEAKKREIISAAAAAGVSVAFGAPIGGVLFSLEEVSYYFPLKTLWRSFFCALIAAFILRSINPFGNEHSVLFYVEYNKPWIFFELVPFIGLGIIGGCIATLFIKANLWWCRFRKYSKLGQYPVTEVLVVTFITAVIAYPNHYTRMNTSELIYLLFSQCGISNRDYLCDYNRNFTDVNSAIEIAAAGPGVYKAIWLLTLALVMKLVMTIFTFGMKVPCGLFIPSLALGAIMGRIVGIGMEQLAYHYPKIWIFSGECSTGDDCITPGLYAMVGAAAVLGGVTRMTVSLVVIMFELTGGVRYIVPLMAAAMASKWVGDALGRQGIYDAHIALNGYPFLDSKDEFQHTTLAADVMQPKRNETLSVITQDSMTVDEIETLLKETEHNGYPVVVSKENQYLVGFVLRRDLNLAIGNIKMLSRSLPTVGDDTDFGSSTANARRLIDGITGQSLVIFTSAQPVQNLGPSPLKLKKILDMAPITVTDQTPMETVVDMFRKLGLRQTLVTHNGRLLGVITKKDVLRHVKQMDNEDPNTVLFN, encoded by the exons GAATCTCGTTTGCCGGTATGACGGACACAAGTGATGATATTCCCGGCATTGGTCAGTACGATGATTTCCACACCATCGACTGGCAGCGGGACATTGCGCGGGATCGTATGCGACATCGGTACATCGTCAAGAAACGGCAGGATTCCTTTTGGGATCTTATAAAG GGAGCACACGATGCTTCATCGGGATGGGTATGCGTGTTGCTGGTAGGACTTTTTACTGGATGCGTGGCCGGTGTTATCGACATCGGTGCAAGCTGGATGACTGACTTAAAGTTCGGCATTTGCCCACAGGCTTTCTGGTTGAACCGAGAGCAATGCTGTTGGTCCTCGAATGAGACCAGCTTCGTCAGCGGTAATTGTTCGCAGTGGTTCACGTGGTCCGAAATCCTGGCGTCGTCTCGGGACGGAGTTGGGGCCTACATCATAtcatactttttctacattgcGTGGGCGTTACTGTTTGCTTTGCTCGCCGCTTCTCTGGTTCGCATGTTTGCACCATACGCATGTGGTTCCGGTATACCGGAGATCAAAACCATTCTGTCCGGATTCATTATCCGCAGTTACTTAGGCAAATGGACGTTAATCATCAAGTCTGTGGGTCTGATACTGGCTGTATCAACCGGACTCAGCCTTGGCAAAGAAGGTCCAATGGTGCATATAGCCAGTTGCATTGGAAACATTCTGTCCTACTTATTTCCTAAATATGGAAGAAACGAAGCTAAGAAGCGTGAAATAATATCAGCCGCTGCGGCAGCTGGAGTGTCTGTAGCTTTCGGTGCTCCGATCGGTGGCGTACTTTTCAGTTTAGAGGAGGTGTCCTACTACTTCCCGCTGAAAACACTTTGGAGATCTTTCTTTTGCGCCTTGATAGCCGCATTTATTTTGAGATCGATAAATCCATTCGGCAACGAGCACTCCGTCCTTTTCTATGTGGAGTACAACAAACCTTGGATATTTTTCGAGCTGGTGCCCTTCATTGGACTTGGAATCATTGGA gGATGTATAGCAACACTTTTCATCAAAGCCAACCTCTGGTGGTGTCGGTTCCGCAAATACAGCAAACTTGGCCAGTACCCGGTTACCGAAGTTCTGGTTGTGACTTTCATCACTGCTGTAATTGCCTATCCAAATCATTACACCAGAATGAACACCAGCGAACTAATTTATTTGCTGTTCAGCCAGTGTGGAATATCCAATAGGGATTATCTTTG TGACTACAATCGTAACTTCACCGATGTCAACTCAGCTATTGAAATTGCGGCTGCTGGTCCGGGCGTGTACAAAGCAATTTGGCTGCTAACGCTGGCCTTGGTCATGAAGCTGGTGATGACGATCTTCACCTTTGGTATGAAAGTACCCTGTGGATTGTTTATCCCGTCCTTAGCGCTGGGTGCTATCATGGGTCGCATCGTTGGTATAG GAATGGAACAGTTAGCGTATCACTATCCGAAGATCTGGATATTCTCTGGCGAATGCTCAACAGGAGACGACTGTATTACGCCCGGGTTGTATGCAATGGTTGGAGCAGCGGCTGTCCTCGGCGGGGTTACCAGAATGACAG TTTCACTGGTGGTCATAATGTTTGAACTGACTGGAGGAGTTCGGTATATAGTTCCACTGATGGCGGCTGCAATGGCATCCAAATGGGTTGGTGACGCTTTGGGAAGACAG GGTATTTATGATGCGCACATAGCTTTGAACGGGTATCCGTTCCTGGACAGTAAAGACGAGTTCCAGCATACGACCCTAGCTGCTGATGTTATGCAACCAAA ACGTAACGAAACTCTATCCGTAATTACTCAGGACTCGATGACGGTGGACGAAATCGAGACCCTTCTAAAAGAGACTGAACACAACGGCTACCCGGTGGTCGTGTCGAAGGAGAACCAATATCTCGTTGGCTTTGTTCTTCGAAGAGATCTTAATCTCGCTATCGGtaatataaaaatgttatcCCGTAGCCTTCCCACTGTGGGTGATGATACTGATTTCGGTTCATCAACAGCAAATGCACGGCGTCTGATTGATGGTATAACTGGCCAGTCGCTGGTGATATTCACATCGGCACAACCGGTACAAAATCTGGGCCCTTCGCCATTGAAGCTCAAGAAGATTCTGGATATGGCTCCGATCACGGTTACCGATCAGACACCGATGGAAACGGTTGTGGATATGTTCAGGAAACTAGGCCTCCGACAAACGCTGGTGACACACAATGG TCGTCTGCTGGGTGTTATCACCAAAAAAGATGTTCTACGCCATGTGAAACAGATGGATAACGAAGATCCAAATACGGTTCTTTTCAACTAG
- the LOC129756045 gene encoding E3 ubiquitin-protein ligase RNF113A: MSSFIKRSVKNKFARKRKQSSSESDEEQSSAVVTGLDKKKKANPNVQSTSSLKFQRKTVNNSSSEEGSDNDDGTGAVGVNYMSNRSAAPTGPQDQGATAELEIETDKAQDAQAIFQKSLEINKELEGKEDDKIYRGMNNYTQFYKKKDTAQGNAASGMVRKGPIRAPSNIRSTVRWDYQPDICKDYKETGYCGFGDSCKFLHDRSDYKHGWQLEKEGGTTGGTYADDSDGDDTKYEIHSDDEELPFKCYICRESFVDPIVTKCKHYFCEKCALANYKKSSRCAICGQQTNGVFNPAKELIARLKAREIQEGDDSDSD, from the exons ATGTCTTCGTTCATAAAACGCAGTGTAAAGAACAAGTTTGCAAGAAAACGCAAACAATCCTCCTCTGAATCAG ATGAAGAACAATCCTCGGCTGTCGTAACGGGTCTGGACAAAAAGAAGAAAGCTAACCCCAATGTCCAGAGCACATCTTCGTTAAAATTTCAACGGAAAACCGTGAACAATAGTTCTTCCGAAGAGGGATCAGACAACGATGACGGCACAGGAGCAGTCGGAGTCAATTACATGTCAAATCGTTCGGCCGCTCCAACCGGCCCTCAGGATCAAGGAGCGACAGCAGAATTGGAAATAGAAACTGACAAAGCACAAGATGCACAAGCAATTTTCCAGAAAAGCCTCGAAATTAACAAAGAACTTGAAGGGAAGGAGGACGACAAAATTTACAGAGGAATGAATAATTACACCCAGTTTTACAAGAAGAAAGACACCGCCCAGGGAAACGCTGCCTCCGGTATGGTACGGAAGGGTCCTATCCGCGCGCCTTCGAACATACGATCGACAGTTCGTTGGGATTACCAGCCCGATATTTGTAAAGATTACAAAGAAACAGGGTACTGTGGGTTCGGAGATAGCTGTAAGTTCTTGCATGACCGTAGCGATTACAAACACGGCTGGCAGTTGGAAAAGGAGGGCGGAACGACCGGTGGCACCTACGCCGATGATTCCGACGGGGACGACACTAAGTACGAGATACATTCCGACGACGAGGAGCTACCGTTCAAATGCTACATCTGCAGGGAGAGCTTCGTAGATCCGATTGTTACCAAGTGTAAACACTACTTCTGTGAAAAATGCGCCTTGGCAAACTATAAAAAATCGTCACGGTGCGCCATTTGTGGCCAACAGACGAACGGAGTATTCAATCCAGCCAAAGAACTGATCGCCCGTTTAAAAGCTCGTGAAATCCAAGAAGGGGATGATTCTGATAGTGATTGA